The Streptomyces cyanogenus DNA segment GAGAGCTGCGCGACGTCACCCTTGCGGAGCCCGCCGCCGACGAGGTCCTGGTGCGCGCGCTGTACTCCGGGGTGAGCCGGGGCACGGAGACGCTCGTCTTCCGCGGCGGGGTGCCGCACAGCCAACACGCCGTGATGCGGGCACCGTTCCAGGAGGGCGACTTCCCGGGCCCGGTGAAGTACGGCTACCTGAGCGTCGGCGTGGTCGAGCAGGGCCCGGCCGCGCTGATCGGCCGTACGGTCTTCTGCCTGTATCCGCACCAGAGCCGTTACGTCGTTCCGGTGAGCGCCGTCACCGTGGTGCCCGAGCGGGTGCCCGCCGCACGAGCCGTCCTCGCCGGCACCGTCGAGACCGCCGTGAACGCCCTGTGGGACGCGCGGCCGCTCATCGGCGACCGGATCGCGGTGGTCGGCGGCGGCATGGTCGGCTGCGCGGTGACCGCGCTGCTCGCCCGCTTCCCCGGCGTCCGCCTCCAGCTGGTCGACGCCGACCCCGCCCGCGCGAAGACCGCCGAGGCGCTCGGCGCCGACTTCGCCACGCCCGCCGACGCCCTCGGCGACTGCGACCTCGTCGTGCACGCCAGCGCCACCGAGGCCGGCCTCACCCGCGCCCTGCAACTCCTCGCCCCGGAGGGCACCGTCGTCGAGCTGAGCTGGTACGGCGACCGGAGCGTGGCCCTGCCGCTCGGCGAGGCCTTCCACTCCCGCCGGCTCACCGTGCGCAGCAGCCAGGTCGGCACCGTCTCCCCGGCGGCCCGGGCCGGCCGTACCTACGCCGACCGGATGGCGCTCGCCCTGGACCTGCTCGCCGACCCGGCGCTGGACGCGCTCGTCACCGGGGAGAGCGCCTTCGAGGAACTCCCGTCCGTCATGCCCCGGCTGGCGTCCGGTGAGATCCCCGCTCTGTGCCACCGGGTGCGGTACCCGGAGACCGGTCTGACCTGAGAAAAGAGTCCGGTCCGACGTGAGAAAAGAGTGAGGACCGACTGAACACGGGGAAGCGAAGAGCCGTACTACACGGCATCCCCCGGCGGACAAGGCCGGGGGACCAGACGCGCCGCACCTGGAGGGTCGTCCGTTGTTCAGCATCACCGTCCGCGATCACATCATGATCGCCCACAGCTTCCGCGGCGAGGTCTTCGGGCCCGCGCAGCGACTGCACGGCGCCACGTTCCTGGTGGACGCGACGTTCCGCCGCCAG contains these protein-coding regions:
- a CDS encoding zinc-dependent alcohol dehydrogenase, which encodes MNRSARAFWLRSPGHGELRDVTLAEPAADEVLVRALYSGVSRGTETLVFRGGVPHSQHAVMRAPFQEGDFPGPVKYGYLSVGVVEQGPAALIGRTVFCLYPHQSRYVVPVSAVTVVPERVPAARAVLAGTVETAVNALWDARPLIGDRIAVVGGGMVGCAVTALLARFPGVRLQLVDADPARAKTAEALGADFATPADALGDCDLVVHASATEAGLTRALQLLAPEGTVVELSWYGDRSVALPLGEAFHSRRLTVRSSQVGTVSPAARAGRTYADRMALALDLLADPALDALVTGESAFEELPSVMPRLASGEIPALCHRVRYPETGLT